From a single Archocentrus centrarchus isolate MPI-CPG fArcCen1 unplaced genomic scaffold, fArcCen1 scaffold_35_ctg1, whole genome shotgun sequence genomic region:
- the LOC115776593 gene encoding fibrillin-2-like isoform X2, whose amino-acid sequence MGSGKLARVVLGWAVMCFGAIHVAHSQTENGPYRAGSVNRREVLRVRRHSQETLRGPNVCGTRSHPHCCPGWKTLPGGNLCIIHIDDCQTSGGCSEGSLGRECPPGPVVHVPVDTHVRNTCYGAVKMDACSRPFAGAATKSECCCANPEHGFGEPCQPCPATNSAEFQALCSSGVGFTADGADINECALDPDICQNGLCENLRGTYRCICNTGYEPDAGGKTCADINECEVIPGVCTSGRCVNSQGSFHCECTEGFTWDTTSRTCVGMHGEPCYLKWHEGECGELLPGRHPQKTCCCSVGAAWGDDCQECPKPASPEYRAMCPRMSGFGGVVPTGGPFYRGADVNACQLSDDLCKNSRCVDTMGTYQCSCDTGYQATPDRQHCVDVDECAVMNGGCEGRCTNSEGSYECSCSEGYALKPDLRTCADINECEETPDICGRGQCANIPGKYRCLCFDGFMVSMDMRTCIDVNECDLSPNICLHGYCKNTIGSFVCHCKLGYFVTKGSTGCTDIDECEKGSHKCDMNAACINIPGSFKCRCRDGWVGDGFKCVDTDECTHNTNLCENSQCTNTPGGYRCECEMGFTPTEDGKACQRAAPGVGIGQ is encoded by the exons ATGGGATCAGGGAAGCTGGCTCGGGTGGTGCTGGGATGGGCGGTGATGTGCTTTGGGGCAATTCATGTGGCTCACAGTCAGACTGAGAATGGACCGTACCGAGCCGGCAGCGTGAACCGGAGGGAGGTGCTGCGGGTTCGACGCCACAGTCAGGAGACACTGAGAGG ACCCAATGTGTGTGGCACTCGGTCCCATCCTCACTGCTGTCCAGGCTGGAAGACTCTGCCAGGAGGAAACCTGTGTATTATCC ACATCGACGATTGTCAGACATCTGGCGGCTGCTCTGAGGGCTCTCTCGGCCGTGAGTGCCCACCAGGCCCGGTTGTTCACGTGCCCGTGGACACACACGTGAGGAACACCTGCTACGGCGCTGTCAAGATGGACGCCTGCTCGCGCCCCTTTGCGGGTGCAGCGACCAAGTCAGAGTGCTGCTGTGCCAATCCTGAACATGGCTTTGGGGAGCCTTGCCAACCCTGCCCCGCCACGAACTCAG CTGAGTTCCAGGCTCTGTGCAGCAGTGGTGTTGGCTTCACAGCTGATGGTGCAG ACATCAATGAGTGTGCCTTGGACCCGGACATATGCCAGAATGGCCTGTGTGAGAACCTCAGAGGAACCTACCGCTGCATCTGTAACACGGGCTACGAGCCTGACGCAGGCGGCAAGACCTGTGCTG ACATTAATGAGTGTGAGGTGATCCCTGGAGTGTGCACAAGTGGGCGGTGTGTGAACAGCCAGGGCTCCTTCCACTGCGAGTGTACTGAAGGTTTCACCTGGGACACCACCAGTCGCACATGTGTGG GCATGCACGGCGAGCCGTGCTACCTGAAATGGCATGAAGGTGAGTGCGGGGAGCTGCTGCCTGGAAGACACCCTCAGAAAACGTGCTGCTGTTCAGTGGGTGCTGCCTGGGGTGATGACTGTCAGGAATGTCCCAAACCAGCCTCACCTGAGTACAGAGCCATGTGCCCCCGAATGTCCGGCTTCGGAGGAGTTGTTCCGACTGGCGGGCCTTTCTACAGAG GTGCAGATGTGAATGCGTGCCAGCTAAGTGACGACCTGTGCAAGAACAGTCGGTGTGTCGACACGATGGGAACTTATCAGTGCTCCTGTGACACCGGTTACCAGGCAACGCCAGACCGACAGCACTGCGTTG ATGTTGATGAATGTGCCGTAATGAATGGAGGCTGTGAGGGCCGCTGTACCAACTCAGAGGGCAGCTATGAGTGCAGCTGCAGTGAGGGCTATGCCCTCAAGCCTGACCTCAGGACCTGTGcag acATCAATGAGTGTGAGGAGACTCCAGACATCTGTGGCAGAGGCCAGTGCGCCAACATTCCCGGGAAatatcgctgtctgtgttttgatGGATTCATGGTGTCCATGGATATGAGGACCTGTAtcg atgtgaatgagtgtgatCTGAGCCCAAACATCTGTCTCCATGGTTACTGTAAGAACACCATAGGCTCCTTCGTCTGCCACTGTAAGCTGGGATACTTTGTTACAAAGGGATCCACAGGCTGCACAG aTATTGATGAGTGTGAAAAAGGATCCCATAAGTGTGACATGAATGCCGCCTGCATCAACATCCCCGGGAGCTTCAAATGCCGCTGCCGAGATGGCTGGGTGGGAGACGGCTTCAAATGCGTGG ACACAGACGAGTGCACGCACAATACAAACCTGTGTGAGAACAGCCAGTGCACGAACACCCCGGGAGGATACCGCTGCGAGTGTGAGATGGGCTTCACTCCCACAGAAGACGGCAAAGCCTGTCAACGTGCTGCACCGGGAGTGGGTATCGGGCAGTGA
- the LOC115776593 gene encoding fibrillin-2-like isoform X1 — protein MGSGKLARVVLGWAVMCFGAIHVAHSQTENGPYRAGSVNRREVLRVRRHSQETLRGPNVCGTRSHPHCCPGWKTLPGGNLCIIHIDDCQTSGGCSEGSLGRECPPGPVVHVPVDTHVRNTCYGAVKMDACSRPFAGAATKSECCCANPEHGFGEPCQPCPATNSAEFQALCSSGVGFTADGADINECALDPDICQNGLCENLRGTYRCICNTGYEPDAGGKTCADSMKRACWQDNRCKVSISGATLKSECCSTLGAAWGSPCEPCGVDAACSRGFALTKDLVCEDINECEVIPGVCTSGRCVNSQGSFHCECTEGFTWDTTSRTCVGMHGEPCYLKWHEGECGELLPGRHPQKTCCCSVGAAWGDDCQECPKPASPEYRAMCPRMSGFGGVVPTGGPFYRGADVNACQLSDDLCKNSRCVDTMGTYQCSCDTGYQATPDRQHCVDVDECAVMNGGCEGRCTNSEGSYECSCSEGYALKPDLRTCADINECEETPDICGRGQCANIPGKYRCLCFDGFMVSMDMRTCIDVNECDLSPNICLHGYCKNTIGSFVCHCKLGYFVTKGSTGCTDIDECEKGSHKCDMNAACINIPGSFKCRCRDGWVGDGFKCVDTDECTHNTNLCENSQCTNTPGGYRCECEMGFTPTEDGKACQRAAPGVGIGQ, from the exons ATGGGATCAGGGAAGCTGGCTCGGGTGGTGCTGGGATGGGCGGTGATGTGCTTTGGGGCAATTCATGTGGCTCACAGTCAGACTGAGAATGGACCGTACCGAGCCGGCAGCGTGAACCGGAGGGAGGTGCTGCGGGTTCGACGCCACAGTCAGGAGACACTGAGAGG ACCCAATGTGTGTGGCACTCGGTCCCATCCTCACTGCTGTCCAGGCTGGAAGACTCTGCCAGGAGGAAACCTGTGTATTATCC ACATCGACGATTGTCAGACATCTGGCGGCTGCTCTGAGGGCTCTCTCGGCCGTGAGTGCCCACCAGGCCCGGTTGTTCACGTGCCCGTGGACACACACGTGAGGAACACCTGCTACGGCGCTGTCAAGATGGACGCCTGCTCGCGCCCCTTTGCGGGTGCAGCGACCAAGTCAGAGTGCTGCTGTGCCAATCCTGAACATGGCTTTGGGGAGCCTTGCCAACCCTGCCCCGCCACGAACTCAG CTGAGTTCCAGGCTCTGTGCAGCAGTGGTGTTGGCTTCACAGCTGATGGTGCAG ACATCAATGAGTGTGCCTTGGACCCGGACATATGCCAGAATGGCCTGTGTGAGAACCTCAGAGGAACCTACCGCTGCATCTGTAACACGGGCTACGAGCCTGACGCAGGCGGCAAGACCTGTGCTG ATAGCATGAAGCGTGCTTGCTGGCAGGACAACCGCTGTAAGGTCAGCATCAGCGGAGCCACACTAAAGTCTGAGTGCTGCTCCACGCTGGGAGCTGCCTGGGGCAGCCCGTGTGAACCCTGCGGCGTGG ATGCTGCTTGTTCTCGAGGATTTGCTCTCACAAAGGACCTCGTCTGTGAAG ACATTAATGAGTGTGAGGTGATCCCTGGAGTGTGCACAAGTGGGCGGTGTGTGAACAGCCAGGGCTCCTTCCACTGCGAGTGTACTGAAGGTTTCACCTGGGACACCACCAGTCGCACATGTGTGG GCATGCACGGCGAGCCGTGCTACCTGAAATGGCATGAAGGTGAGTGCGGGGAGCTGCTGCCTGGAAGACACCCTCAGAAAACGTGCTGCTGTTCAGTGGGTGCTGCCTGGGGTGATGACTGTCAGGAATGTCCCAAACCAGCCTCACCTGAGTACAGAGCCATGTGCCCCCGAATGTCCGGCTTCGGAGGAGTTGTTCCGACTGGCGGGCCTTTCTACAGAG GTGCAGATGTGAATGCGTGCCAGCTAAGTGACGACCTGTGCAAGAACAGTCGGTGTGTCGACACGATGGGAACTTATCAGTGCTCCTGTGACACCGGTTACCAGGCAACGCCAGACCGACAGCACTGCGTTG ATGTTGATGAATGTGCCGTAATGAATGGAGGCTGTGAGGGCCGCTGTACCAACTCAGAGGGCAGCTATGAGTGCAGCTGCAGTGAGGGCTATGCCCTCAAGCCTGACCTCAGGACCTGTGcag acATCAATGAGTGTGAGGAGACTCCAGACATCTGTGGCAGAGGCCAGTGCGCCAACATTCCCGGGAAatatcgctgtctgtgttttgatGGATTCATGGTGTCCATGGATATGAGGACCTGTAtcg atgtgaatgagtgtgatCTGAGCCCAAACATCTGTCTCCATGGTTACTGTAAGAACACCATAGGCTCCTTCGTCTGCCACTGTAAGCTGGGATACTTTGTTACAAAGGGATCCACAGGCTGCACAG aTATTGATGAGTGTGAAAAAGGATCCCATAAGTGTGACATGAATGCCGCCTGCATCAACATCCCCGGGAGCTTCAAATGCCGCTGCCGAGATGGCTGGGTGGGAGACGGCTTCAAATGCGTGG ACACAGACGAGTGCACGCACAATACAAACCTGTGTGAGAACAGCCAGTGCACGAACACCCCGGGAGGATACCGCTGCGAGTGTGAGATGGGCTTCACTCCCACAGAAGACGGCAAAGCCTGTCAACGTGCTGCACCGGGAGTGGGTATCGGGCAGTGA
- the LOC115776622 gene encoding GTPase IMAP family member 9-like — translation MAVWQAGRRTPSAGYLKQRCQLVSASLKDTSTITVWSSRFPEVNLRIVLVGKTGVGKSAAGNTILRRKAFESKMSFRSLTSECQKKTGEFEGQTLAVVDTPGLYDTDMTEDEVKREMVNCISFAAPGPHVFLIVTQPNRFTKEEQKTVMVLQEMFGKEAACYTMTLFTHGDDLEEGVSMDELIGQSTDVRDFIRLCHGGYHVFNNRSNDPSQVRELLKKINEMVQRNGGSCFTNEMFKEAKRAILEELRRLLHENVTMKTEKARCRAERSNSFLRALLKSATIAVGVAVGVAVGTRLGSLGGPVETGVKVCAVQ, via the exons atggctgtgtggcaggcaggaaggaggacccccaGTGCAGGATACTTGAAGCAGAG gtgccagctggtcagcgcaagTCTTAAGGACACTTCCACTattaccgtctggtccagccgctttcctgaaGTAAATCTTCGGATTGTGCTCGTTGGGAAAACTGGAGTTGGAAAGAGTGCAGCAGGAAACACCATCTTAAGAAGAAAAGCTTTTGAATCAAAGATGTCTTTTAGGTCTCTGACATCAGAGTGTCAGAAGAAAACAGGAGAATTTGAAGGTCAAACGCTGGCTGTAGTTGATACTCCAGGTCTGTATGACACCGACATGACTGAAGATGAAGTGAAGAGAGAAATGGTAAATTGCATCTCCTTTGCTGCTCCTGGTCCTCATGTATTCCTGATTGTAACCCAGCCAAACAGATTCaccaaagaagaacaaaaaacagtaaTGGTTCTTCAGGAGATGTTTGGAAAGGAGGCAGCCTGTTACACTATGACCTTGTTCACCCATGGAGATGATCTGGAAGAAGGAGTTTCCATGGATGAATTAATTGGTCAGAGTACAGATGTCCGTGACTTCATCCGTCTGTGTCATGGAGGATATCATGTTTTTAACAACAGATCTAATGATCCCTCTCAggtcagagagctgctgaaGAAGATCAATGAAATGGTTCAGAGGAATGGAGGAAGCTGCTTCACTAACGAAATGTTCAAAGAGGCTAAAAGAGCCATACTAGAAGAGCTGAGACGACTTCTTCATGAGAATGTGACGATGAAGACTGAAAAAGCACGATGTCGAGCAGAGAGAAGCAACAGCTTCTTACGTGCTCTGCTAAAGAGTGCTACAATTGCTGTTGGAGTTGCTGTTGGAGTTGCTGTTGGAACTAGATTAGGAAGTCTGGGAGGTCCAGTTGAAACTGGAGTGAAGGTGTGTGCAGTACAGTGA